A part of Pseudarthrobacter phenanthrenivorans Sphe3 genomic DNA contains:
- a CDS encoding AAA family ATPase — MSLADNANLFYFDEDHRAAEEVSKLHLESADVPVLTARAKKLAAEKKLLLPDADALLERCIVALLGGHIVLQGPPGTGKTTLAYVLAETFNASAHLETATADWSTYDVIGGLHPTSKGGIETLVPWLGHVPRAALECASVISRHADEEEGKTEPHQAHWLIIDEFSRAEIDKAIGPLYTVLGGGGEDVPLPLWFGDSEQRNAVWLPKRFRIIATMNTVDTNYVYTFSQGLSRRFQFIYVGVPQKEQVPDELRQARVSAASWYAETYGDQRFNQDDFVADPRLVQASAVLADLLLTLRYGDEATNRPGWPLGTAQVVDVYRQLALRLPATGNTPEAMLPALDLALADRIIPQAGNLTKVQLDAAEAWLQTQKLPRTRDALQHLRMASSTGY; from the coding sequence ATGAGTCTCGCCGACAACGCGAATCTCTTCTACTTCGATGAAGACCATCGCGCCGCCGAAGAAGTTTCGAAATTGCACCTGGAGTCTGCTGACGTTCCAGTGTTGACCGCCCGTGCCAAGAAGCTCGCGGCGGAAAAGAAGCTGTTGCTGCCGGATGCGGATGCCCTCCTGGAGCGCTGCATCGTAGCCCTGCTTGGAGGACACATAGTGCTTCAAGGTCCGCCAGGCACCGGCAAGACGACCTTGGCCTACGTGCTGGCAGAGACGTTCAACGCATCAGCCCACTTGGAGACTGCTACCGCCGACTGGAGCACTTACGACGTTATCGGTGGGCTGCATCCGACGTCGAAAGGCGGGATTGAGACACTGGTGCCTTGGCTCGGGCATGTGCCACGGGCTGCCCTGGAATGCGCAAGCGTAATCAGTCGGCACGCGGATGAGGAGGAGGGCAAAACCGAGCCCCACCAAGCTCATTGGCTCATCATCGATGAATTTAGCCGCGCTGAAATAGATAAGGCCATCGGCCCCCTTTACACGGTCCTCGGAGGTGGGGGTGAGGATGTGCCCCTGCCGCTGTGGTTCGGGGATTCTGAACAGCGAAACGCTGTTTGGTTGCCCAAGCGGTTCCGGATTATCGCAACGATGAATACTGTGGACACCAATTACGTGTACACGTTCTCGCAGGGGCTGAGCCGGCGGTTCCAATTCATTTACGTCGGAGTTCCACAAAAGGAACAGGTGCCGGATGAACTGCGGCAGGCGCGCGTCAGCGCGGCCAGCTGGTATGCCGAGACTTATGGGGACCAACGGTTCAACCAAGATGATTTCGTAGCCGACCCGCGATTGGTCCAGGCTTCCGCTGTTTTAGCCGACCTGCTGTTAACGCTTCGCTACGGAGACGAGGCAACCAACCGTCCCGGCTGGCCTCTTGGTACGGCACAGGTTGTGGACGTTTATCGCCAACTCGCGCTGAGGTTGCCCGCGACCGGCAACACACCCGAGGCTATGCTGCCCGCTCTTGATCTTGCCCTGGCAGATCGAATCATCCCGCAGGCCGGAAATCTTACGAAGGTACAGCTCGACGCTGCTGAAGCCTGGCTGCAGACGCAAAAACTACCGCGGACACGTGACGCCCTGCAGCACCTCCGCATGGCCTCCAGCACGGGCTACTGA